A region of Oxyura jamaicensis isolate SHBP4307 breed ruddy duck chromosome 9, BPBGC_Ojam_1.0, whole genome shotgun sequence DNA encodes the following proteins:
- the FAM168B gene encoding myelin-associated neurite-outgrowth inhibitor: MNPVYSPGSSGVPYANAKGIGYPAGFPMGYAAAAPAYSPNMYPGANPTFQTGYTPGTPYKVSCSPTSGAVPPYSSSPNPYQTAVYPVRSAYPQQNPYAQQGTYYTQPLYAAPPHVIHHTTVVQPNGMPATMYPAPIPPPRGNGVTMGMVAGTTMAMSAGTLLTTHSPTPVAPHPVTMPTYRAPGTPTYSYVPPQW, encoded by the exons ATGAATCCTGTGTATAGCCCTGGTTCTTCTGGGGTTCCCTATGCAAATGCCAAAGGAATTGGATATCCAG CTGGCTTCCCAATGGGCTATGCAGCGGCTGCTCCTGCCTATTCCCCTAATATGTATCCTGGAGCAAATCCTACCTTCCAAACAG GTTATACACCAGGCACCCCATATAAAGTATCTTGTTCACCTACTAGTGGTGCAGTCCCACCATATTCTTCGTCACCGAATCCCTATCAGACTGCTGTGTACCCAGTTCGAAGTGCCTATCCACAGCAGAATCCATATGCACAG cAAGGCACTTACTACACACAGCCTTTATATGCAGCACCACCCCACGTAATCCACCACACCACAGTTGTGCAGCCTAATGGCATGCCAGCAACCATGTATCCTGCTCCTATTCCGCCACCAAGAGGAAATGGTGTGACTATGGGGATGGTGGCTGGGACTACTATGGCAATGTCAGCAG GTACTTTGTTGACAACTCATTCCCCAACTCCAGTAGCCCCTCATCCAGTTACTATGCCCACATACCGGGCTCCAGGCACACCAACCTATAGTTATGTGCCCCCACAGTGGTGA